From a single Arachis hypogaea cultivar Tifrunner chromosome 3, arahy.Tifrunner.gnm2.J5K5, whole genome shotgun sequence genomic region:
- the LOC140183547 gene encoding uncharacterized protein encodes MTEQSSSERMPGCLVVLQEAVLSEEITSYSFTSAIWRGFVPPRIELFSWFVLVERVNTMERLCRLGVIDQHDNMCVLCCKSVEFAFHLFIACELTWQVWCVWLYAFGRTWTMPGTLKQHFESWTNDSQRKNERKRWFMGFFAVPWTIWLERNGRVFNNQALGMVEIINRSFKLSEEWFGGEPFGYLWQCRR; translated from the exons ATGACAGAACAATCCAGTTCTGAGAGGATGCCTGGTTGCCTAGTG gtgttgcaggAAGCAGTTCTTTCAGAGGAAATAACAAGCTATAGTTTCACTAGTGCTATTTGGAGGGGTTTTGTCCCGCCAAGGATCGAGTTATTTTCTTGGTTTGTATTGGTTGAAAGGGTGAATACTATGGAACGACTATGCAGATTAGGTGTCATTGACCAGCATGATAATATGTGTGTTTTATGCTGTAAGTCTGTAGAGTTTGCTTTTCATCTGTTTATTGCCTGTGAGCTCacgtggcaggtgtggtgtgtttGGCTTTACGCTTTTGGAAGGACATGGACTATGCCAGGTACACTAAAGCAACACTTTGAGAGCTGGACGAATGATTCACAGAGAAAGAATGAGAGGAAGAGATGGTTCATGGGATTCTTTGCTGTCCCTTGGACAATTTGGCTAGAAAGGAATGGTAGAGTCTTCAATAATCAAGCCTTAGGTATGGTGGAAATTATAAACAGGTCCTTTAAGCTATCAGAGGAGTGGTTTGGTGGTGAACCTTTTGGTTATTTATGGCAATGCCGAAGATGA
- the LOC112790937 gene encoding small ribosomal subunit protein uS17: protein MAEQTEKAFLKQPKVFLCSKKSGKGKRPGKGGNRFWKSIGLGFKTPREAIQGTYIDKKCPFTGTVSIRGRILAGTCHSAKMTRTIIVRRNYLHFIKKYQRYEKRHSNIAAHISPCFRVKEGDHVIIGQCRPLSKTVRFNVLKVIPAGSSSGVAKKAFTGM, encoded by the exons ATGGCGGAACAG ACGGAGAAGGCTTTCTTGAAGCAACCCAAGGTTTTCCTCTG CTCGAAGAAATCAGGGAAAGGGAAGAGGCCTGGAAAAGGAGGCAACAGGTTCTGGAAAAGCATTGGTTTAGGTTTTAAGACTCCCAGAGAGGCTATTCAAG GGACTTACATTGACAAGAAATGCCCATTCACTGGCACTGTGTCCATCCGAGGTCGCATTCTTGCAGGTACTTGCCACAGTGCCAAGATGACCAGGACTATCATCGTTCGTCGCAACTATCTTCATTTCATTAAGAAATACCAAAG GTACGAGAAGAGGCACTCAAATATCGCAGCACATATATCTCCATGCTTCCGTGTgaaggaaggagatcatgttatCATAGGGCAATGCAG GCCATTGTCAAAGACAGTGAGGTTTAACGTGTTGAAAGTGATTCCTGCTGGATCGTCCTCTGGAGTTGCTAAGAAAGCCTTCACAGGAATGTGA
- the LOC112790938 gene encoding uncharacterized protein, whose protein sequence is MAEPDSETPEQTNTQISTNAECTPEQQLQIVDKAIDRPEWLPDGWTVDIRTRKTGSLTGSGYKCYIEPLNGYTFYSKPAVLRYLEPKDSTCIPKKKKAKSPATGSPSIVAIEKSIAEDLPPGWIKEVTIRKNHNGIRKDPVYKDPVSGHAFRSKRDVQRYLASGYIRPSRKRIQDGDKLTPSPAGKRHKLNESAPEQQLSAGGATFDKSSLELIDDNSSRKGQDVNIQSGMMMVAPISVVKMHSLEDRAEDLSEIEKISDPDDMQEEHVGNRMENGNKKNHSNPSRSKEGEFNVHRQSSPQLHNMRELHSPSQVLKQLGGFDDDMKMNNSMSCEKTPKHGRKRSKVEISADLQQSEGVSAAELADSAPLKRESANKKRKSYKTPPITGDQLEKPRGKEMYDEKSEPQVSSAFNYSSSDPSLGNATNNLQSMLLVENGPNTTGIATVLQTDIQKKSVDSVTGRSEDGYPQVRSNKSKKKKELKVPMRVSKRLAGLEPEVQPSGRALEYATRKSRKEPPPATATQISIDGASDHLNLEEETKLTCHASHSLKTEVLRESSNQSEKSCDAPTVPKEQLQKVIEAENTSDERSEPQLPVPFGGDSWSDPCLEFAFKTLTDDVLFHPATDILPVITPDLNYLPNTELHGVMITSEEAHDNSNQPQSKKELNMVNPSEPFPRQLEIAPKFTTSEHYGDEGYTRNLAGESLHSQVGNVMPLMHHTVIHQDPLKEGVQVHKGESIIMGPPLVETGTVNHDNSKSQFCASFANSWSDPCLEFAFKTLTGATSADNNLQQPPNFHNQIDGGSLFPDFGSSSFSQSNFSFYHDIGVNSMPGQQSSRSNPIPPLDKASQRGYPEVDPQNQYSQFHNHFPR, encoded by the exons ATGGCCGAACCTGATTCCGAAACGCCTGAACAAACAAATACCCAGATAAGCACCAACGCAGAATGCACACCTGAACAACAA CTTCAGATTGTAGACAAAGCTATTGATCGCCCTGAGTGGTTACCTGATGGGTGGACTGTGGATATCAGAACTCGCAAAACTGGTTCGCTTACGGGATCTGGATATAAG TGTTACATTGAACCATTAAATGGATACACATTCTACTCCAAACCTGCGGTATTACGATATCTGGAACCTAAGGACAGTACATGCATTCCGAAGAAGAAGAAAGCGAAATCCCCTGCCACAGGGTCCCCAAGCATC GTTGCGATTGAGAAATCCATTGCAGAGGATCTACCACCTGGGTGGATAAAAGAAGTAACAATTAGAAAAAACCACAACGGCATCAGGAAAGATCCG GTATATAAAGATCCAGTAAGTGGCCATGCTTTCCGTTCCAAGAGGGATGTACAGCGTTATCTTGCATCTGGGTATATTAGGCCTTCTAGAAAAAGAATCCAGGATGGAGACAAGTTAACT CCATCACCTGCTGGTAAAAGACACAAACTGAATGAGTCTGCACCTGAACAACAGCTTTCTGCTG GTGGAGCAACATTTGATAAAAGCAGCTTAGAACTGATAGATGACAACAGCTCAAGAAAAGGACAAGATGTGAACATCCAATCTGGAATGATGATGGTTGCTCCTATTTCTGTTGTAAAGATGCATTCACTAGAGGATAGGGCTGAAGACCTTTCTGAAATTGAGAAAATATCTGATCCAG ATGATATGCAAGAGGAGCATGTTGGGAATAGGATGGAGAATGGTAATAAAAAGAATCACAGTAACCCTAGCAGATCCAAAGAGGGGGAGTTCAATGTGCATCGCCAATCTTCACCACAACTCCATAATATGAGAGAGCTGCACAGTCCTTCCCAGGTTTTGAAGCAACTTGGTGGATTTGATGATGACATGAAGATGAATAATTCCATGTCCTGTGAAAAGACCCCCAAACATGGTCGCAAAAGGTCAAAAGTTGAGATCAGTGCAGACTTGCAACAAAGTGAGGGTGTGTCAGCTGCAGAGCTTGCAGATTCTGCACCGCTAAAAAGAGAGTCAGCAAATAAAAAACGGAAATCTTATAAAACCCCACCTATTACAGGTGATCAACTGGAGAAACCGAGAGGTAAAGAAATGTATGATGAGAAATCAGAACCCCAAGTGTCATCGGCATTCAACTACTCTTCGTCTGACCCAAGCTTAGGAAATGCAACTAATAATCTGCAGAGTATGTTACTAGTTGAGAATGGACCTAATACTACTGGAATTGCTACAGTTCTTCAAACTGATATTCAAAAGAAATCGGTTGACAGTGTTACTGGAAGAAGCGAGGATGGATACCCACAGGTACGTTCAAATAaatccaaaaagaagaaagagctTAAAGTGCCTATGCGAGTATCAAAGCGACTTGCTGGCCTTGAACCTGAGGTACAGCCTTCCGGAAGAGCTCTTGAATATGCCACTAGAAAATCAAGAAAAGAACCACCACCTGCAACTGCTACTCAAATTTCAATTGATGGGGCATCTGACCATCTTAACCTTGAGGAAGAAACCAAGCTTACATGTCATGCATCTCATAGTTTGAAAACAGAAGTACTAAGAGAATCATCAAACCAAAGTGAGAAGTCATGCGATGCCCCAACTGTTCCCAAGGAACAATTGCAGAAAGTTATTGAAGCTGAAAATACCAGTGATGAGAGATCAGAGCCACAGCTTCCAGTGCCATTCGGGGGGGACTCTTGGTCAGATCCATGCCTAGAATTTGCATTCAAGACTCTTACTGATGATGTGCTATTTCATCCTGCAACTGACATTTTGCCTGTTATAACTCCCGATCTTAATTACCTACCAAATACGGAATTGCATGGAGTGATGATAACCAGTGAAGAAGCTCATGATAACTCGAACCAACCCCAGAGcaagaaagagcttaatatggtTAACCCCTCAGAACCATTCCCAAGGCAACTAGAGATTGCTCCTAAATTTACAACTAGTGAACATTATGGTGATGAAGGCTACACAAGGAATTTAGCTGGAGAATCTTTACATAGTCAAGTTGGAAACGTAATGCCACTCATGCATCATACAGTGATACACCAAGATCCATTGAAGGAAGGTGTACAGGTTCATAAGGGTGAATCCATTATAATGGGGCCACCTCTGGTTGAAACTGGAACTGTAAACCATGATAACTCTAAGTCACAGTTCTGTGCCTCCTTTGCAAATTCTTGGTCTGATCCATGCCTTGAATTTGCATTTAAGACTCTTACAGGTGCGACATCAGCGGACAATAATTTACAGCAACCTCCAAATTTCCATAACCAGATCGATGGTGGCTCATTGTTTCCTGACTTTGGATCTTCCAGCTTTTCTCAGAGCAATTTCTCATTTTACCATGACATAGGAGTGAATTCCATGCCGGGGCAACAATCATCACGTAGCAATCCAATTCCACCCTTAGACAAGGCGAGCCAGCGAGGTTATCCTGAAGTTGATCCGCAAAATCAATATTCTCAGTTCCACAATCATTTTCCAAGGTAA
- the LOC112790941 gene encoding 16 kDa phloem protein 2-like isoform X2, with amino-acid sequence MPQGTLEVLLVSAKKLENTDFLYQGTNPEWNETFVFTVSEGVKDIHLKIMDQDLGTRDDFVGELTIPLASVFAEGRVPPHSYTVVKNDHYCGEIRLGLKFTPDQNRNRGMDESFGGWKESAAYY; translated from the exons ATGCCGCAAGGAACCCTTGAAGTCCTTCTTGTCAGTGCCAAGAAACTTGAGAATACTGATTTTCTTT ACCAGGGAACGAATCCAGAATGGAATGAGACGTTTGTGTTCACCGTGTCTGAAGGCGTTAAAGATATCCATTTGAAGATCATGGACCAAGATCTCGGCACACGTGATGACTTTGTTGGAGAACTTAC cATTCCACTGGCTTCGGTGTTTGCTGAAGGAAGAGTTCCACCCCATTCATACACCGTTGTCAAGAATGACCACTATTGTGGGGAGATTAGACTTGGCCTGAAATTTACGCCCGAT CAAAACCGTAATCGAGGTATGGACGAAAGTTTTGGTGGTTGGAAGGAGTCTGCTGCTTATTACTGA
- the LOC112790941 gene encoding 16 kDa phloem protein 2-like isoform X1: MPQGTLEVLLVSAKKLENTDFLCKMDPFVILTCRTQTQQSSVASNQGTNPEWNETFVFTVSEGVKDIHLKIMDQDLGTRDDFVGELTIPLASVFAEGRVPPHSYTVVKNDHYCGEIRLGLKFTPDQNRNRGMDESFGGWKESAAYY, encoded by the exons ATGCCGCAAGGAACCCTTGAAGTCCTTCTTGTCAGTGCCAAGAAACTTGAGAATACTGATTTTCTTT GTAAAATGGACCCCTTCGTGATTCTCACATGCCGTACTCAGACGCAGCAAAGCAGTGTTGCATCAA ACCAGGGAACGAATCCAGAATGGAATGAGACGTTTGTGTTCACCGTGTCTGAAGGCGTTAAAGATATCCATTTGAAGATCATGGACCAAGATCTCGGCACACGTGATGACTTTGTTGGAGAACTTAC cATTCCACTGGCTTCGGTGTTTGCTGAAGGAAGAGTTCCACCCCATTCATACACCGTTGTCAAGAATGACCACTATTGTGGGGAGATTAGACTTGGCCTGAAATTTACGCCCGAT CAAAACCGTAATCGAGGTATGGACGAAAGTTTTGGTGGTTGGAAGGAGTCTGCTGCTTATTACTGA
- the LOC112790940 gene encoding protein P21: MAITKTLSIFLVLATTYLAAARAAQFDIINKCSYTVWAAAVPTGGGRQLNSGQTWTIQVAAGTTAARIWARTGCSFDGSGNGHCNTGDCGGRLQCSAYGQPPNTLAEFALNQYNNLDFYDISLVDGFNVPMQFSPTSNGCTRSISCTADIIGQCPSQLKTNGGCNNPCTVFKTDQYCCNSGSCSATDYSKYFKTRCPDAYSYPKDDQTSTFTCPGGTNYKVVFCP, from the coding sequence atggccATAACCAAAACCCTCTCCATCTTCCTCGTCCTCGCCACCACATACCTCGCTGCCGCCAGGGCAGCACAGTTTGACATAATCAACAAATGCTCCTACACCGTCTGGGCCGCCGCGGTGCCCACCGGAGGCGGCCGGCAGCTTAACTCTGGCCAAACATGGACCATTCAGGTTGCCGCCGGCACGACCGCAGCACGGATTTGGGCCCGAACAGGATGCAGCTTCGACGGTTCAGGAAACGGACACTGCAACACCGGCGACTGCGGCGGTCGGCTCCAGTGCAGCGCATACGGCCAACCACCAAACACGCTGGCAGAATTCGCCCTAAACCAATACAACAACCTGGACTTCTACGACATATCCTTGGTGGACGGTTTCAACGTTCCGATGCAGTTCAGCCCCACCTCAAACGGATGCACGCGCTCCATTAGCTGCACTGCCGACATCATCGGACAGTGCCCTAGCCAGCTGAAGACTAATGGCGGCTGCAACAACCCTTGCACTGTTTTCAAGACGGATCAGTATTGTTGCAATTCTGGTAGCTGCAGCGCCACtgattattcaaaatattttaagaCTAGGTGCCCTGACGCATACAGTTACCCTAAGGATGACCAGACAAGCACGTTTACTTGCCCGGGAGGAACCAACTACAAGGTTGTCTTTTGCCCTTGA